In Amycolatopsis solani, a single window of DNA contains:
- a CDS encoding IclR family transcriptional regulator, producing MPGPIQSIERAAAILRLLARGTGRLGVGEIAESLELAKGTAHGILRTLQGVGFVEQDRDTGKYQLGAALLHLGTSYLDVNELRSRAINWADALAARSGEAVRIGAPLEGRVLVVHHVFRPDDSLQSLDVGTLLPLHATALGKVLLAYDTTLKADAESYTRRTLVTQTAIKRACAKVREAGWAAENGEMISGEAGIAAPIRGHGGIVVGAIGVSGAVERICEPDGSPSPRLLGHVRDAARAVSRDLGASRW from the coding sequence GTGCCCGGTCCGATCCAGTCCATCGAGCGCGCCGCCGCGATCCTGCGGTTGCTGGCGCGCGGCACCGGCCGTCTGGGTGTCGGCGAGATCGCCGAATCCCTCGAACTGGCCAAGGGGACGGCGCACGGGATCCTGCGCACGCTGCAGGGCGTCGGGTTCGTCGAGCAGGACCGCGACACGGGCAAGTACCAGCTCGGCGCGGCGCTGCTGCACCTGGGCACGAGCTACCTGGACGTCAACGAGCTGCGCTCCCGGGCGATCAACTGGGCGGACGCGCTGGCAGCCCGCAGCGGCGAGGCCGTCCGGATCGGCGCGCCGCTGGAGGGCCGCGTGCTGGTGGTGCACCACGTGTTCCGCCCCGACGACAGCCTGCAGAGCCTCGACGTCGGCACGCTGCTGCCGTTGCACGCGACCGCGCTCGGGAAGGTGCTGCTGGCCTACGACACGACGTTGAAGGCCGACGCCGAGTCCTACACTCGCCGCACCCTGGTCACCCAGACGGCGATCAAACGGGCGTGTGCGAAGGTACGCGAAGCCGGCTGGGCGGCGGAGAACGGCGAAATGATCTCGGGCGAGGCCGGGATCGCGGCGCCGATCCGCGGTCACGGCGGCATCGTGGTCGGCGCGATCGGCGTGTCCGGCGCGGTGGAGCGCATCTGCGAACCGGACGGCAGCCCCAGCCCGAGGCTGCTGGGCCACGTCCGCGACGCGGCGCGCGCGGTGTCGCGTGACCTGGGCGCGTCGCGATGGTGA
- the glpK gene encoding glycerol kinase GlpK, whose product MVQRYVMSIDQGTTSTRCILFDARGRLVSVVQREHQQHFPRPGWVEHDAVEIWRNLSRIVPQALADAGATAEQVVGLGIANQRETTVLWDRRTGNPVGRAIVWQDTRTDAMLEQLAREPGADRVRQLCGLPLATYFSAPRIRWLLDRTPGLRERAERGDVLFGTIESWLIWNLTGGAEGGVHVTDVTNASRTMLMNLRTLAWDDELLDFFDVPRAMLPEIRSSTEVYGTTSRVVPGIRIAAALGDQQAALFGQTCFAPGEAKCTYGTGSFLLLNTGPTPVLSTHGMLTTVGFKIGDEPAVYALEGSMAVTGSLVQWFRDGLELIGSAPEIETLARTVEDNGGCYIVPAFSGLFAPHWHSEARGVIAGLTSYITKGHLARAVLEATGWQTREVVDAMNADSGLALSSLKVDGGMTADNLLMQFLADVLDVPVVRPMVAETVSLGAAYAAGLSVGYWPDLEGLRRNWHRAGQWLPAMDPARRSSEYGHWRQAVELTFGWMRPGPAAAAPGSDLVEVLLADHRRFEQLLRDLRNTEADRESLLAELAALLVAHATATERIVRPDSPGVPFAEDLLAVLEDFEKALPDLENVVDAHVRGEERGLLNDLRRTMSTSDRTGLGRAFVAERRRQLDLDCGNADHIRELGDRLTL is encoded by the coding sequence GTGGTCCAGCGGTACGTGATGTCCATCGACCAGGGCACCACCTCCACCCGGTGCATCCTGTTCGACGCCCGCGGCCGGCTCGTGTCGGTCGTGCAGCGGGAGCACCAGCAGCACTTCCCGCGGCCCGGCTGGGTCGAGCACGACGCCGTCGAGATCTGGCGGAACCTCTCGCGGATCGTCCCGCAGGCGCTGGCCGACGCCGGCGCCACCGCCGAGCAGGTCGTCGGGCTCGGGATCGCCAACCAGCGCGAGACCACCGTGCTGTGGGACCGGCGGACCGGCAATCCGGTCGGGCGGGCCATCGTCTGGCAGGACACCCGCACCGACGCCATGCTCGAGCAGCTCGCCCGCGAGCCCGGCGCCGACCGCGTGCGGCAGCTGTGCGGGCTGCCGCTGGCGACGTACTTCTCCGCGCCGCGCATCCGCTGGCTGCTCGACCGCACGCCGGGCCTGCGCGAGCGCGCCGAGCGCGGCGACGTGCTCTTCGGCACCATCGAGAGCTGGCTGATCTGGAACCTGACCGGCGGGGCCGAGGGCGGCGTGCACGTCACCGACGTCACCAACGCCTCGCGCACCATGCTGATGAACCTGCGCACGCTGGCCTGGGACGACGAGCTGCTCGACTTCTTCGACGTCCCGCGCGCGATGCTGCCGGAGATCCGGTCCTCGACGGAGGTCTACGGCACGACGTCGCGGGTGGTCCCCGGCATCCGGATCGCCGCCGCGCTGGGCGACCAGCAGGCCGCGCTGTTCGGCCAGACCTGCTTCGCGCCCGGCGAGGCGAAGTGCACCTACGGCACGGGCAGCTTCCTGCTGCTCAACACCGGCCCGACGCCGGTGCTGTCCACCCACGGCATGCTCACCACAGTCGGCTTCAAGATCGGCGACGAGCCCGCGGTGTACGCGCTGGAAGGGTCGATGGCCGTCACCGGGTCGCTGGTGCAGTGGTTCCGCGACGGGCTGGAGCTGATCGGCAGCGCACCGGAGATCGAGACGCTGGCCAGGACGGTCGAGGACAACGGCGGCTGCTACATCGTGCCCGCGTTTTCGGGGCTGTTCGCGCCGCACTGGCACAGCGAGGCCCGCGGCGTGATCGCCGGCCTGACGTCGTACATCACGAAGGGCCACCTGGCGCGGGCGGTGCTGGAGGCGACCGGCTGGCAGACCCGCGAGGTCGTCGACGCGATGAACGCGGACTCCGGGCTGGCGCTGTCGTCGCTGAAGGTGGACGGCGGGATGACCGCCGACAACCTGCTGATGCAGTTCCTCGCCGACGTCCTGGACGTCCCGGTGGTCCGCCCGATGGTGGCGGAGACGGTGTCCCTCGGCGCGGCGTACGCGGCCGGGTTGTCGGTCGGGTACTGGCCGGACCTGGAGGGACTGCGCCGCAACTGGCACCGGGCCGGCCAATGGCTGCCGGCGATGGACCCGGCCCGCCGGTCGTCCGAGTACGGCCACTGGCGCCAGGCGGTGGAGCTGACGTTCGGCTGGATGCGCCCCGGCCCGGCGGCGGCCGCCCCCGGCTCCGACCTGGTCGAGGTCCTGCTGGCCGACCACCGCCGGTTCGAGCAGCTGCTGCGCGACCTCCGCAACACCGAAGCCGACCGTGAGTCCCTGCTCGCGGAACTGGCGGCACTGCTGGTCGCCCACGCGACGGCGACCGAGCGGATCGTCCGGCCGGACTCCCCCGGCGTACCGTTCGCCGAAGATCTGCTGGCGGTGCTGGAGGACTTCGAGAAGGCGTTGCCGGACCTGGAGAACGTCGTGGACGCGCACGTGCGCGGGGAGGAACGCGGACTGCTGAACGACTTGCGCCGCACGATGTCCACTTCGGACCGGACGGGGCTGGGCCGGGCGTTCGTGGCGGAGCGGCGGCGTCAGCTGGATCTGGACTGCGGGAATGCCGACCACATCCGCGAACTGGGTGACCGGCTCACGCTTTAA
- a CDS encoding substrate-binding domain-containing protein, whose translation MPLDDGSSLAHQGTLGVIATGSTASGPALNGLRAAARERGYSLTVFSVPDHGGAAVPAAVAGLRLQGVAGIVVLDGRFAPDPAPLPLVPAASTDQYAGARRATEHLLDLGHLTVWHLGGPEDGPAARARERGWRETLERHGAEVPPVVRGDWSAKSGYRAGQSLAAEPGVRAVFSANDHMALGLLAAFAEAGMRVPRDAHVVGFDDVPEAAYYAPPLTTVRQDFVAAGRQTLAALVARIDGVAGPARGTVEGELVVRESSRCLKAV comes from the coding sequence ATGCCCCTGGACGACGGCTCCTCGCTCGCCCACCAGGGCACGCTCGGCGTGATCGCGACCGGTTCCACCGCCTCCGGACCGGCCCTGAACGGCCTCCGTGCGGCGGCCCGGGAGCGCGGATACTCGTTGACGGTCTTCAGCGTCCCGGATCACGGCGGCGCGGCGGTCCCGGCCGCGGTGGCCGGCCTGCGGCTGCAGGGCGTGGCGGGGATCGTCGTGCTGGACGGGCGGTTCGCCCCGGACCCGGCCCCGCTCCCGCTCGTCCCGGCGGCGTCGACCGACCAGTACGCGGGCGCGCGCCGCGCCACCGAGCACCTCCTGGACCTCGGCCACCTGACGGTCTGGCACCTCGGCGGCCCGGAGGACGGCCCCGCCGCCCGCGCCCGCGAGCGGGGCTGGCGCGAAACCCTGGAGCGCCACGGCGCCGAGGTCCCCCCGGTGGTCCGCGGCGACTGGTCGGCGAAGTCCGGCTACCGGGCGGGCCAGTCCCTGGCGGCCGAACCCGGCGTGCGCGCGGTGTTCTCGGCCAACGACCACATGGCCCTGGGTCTGCTGGCGGCGTTCGCGGAAGCGGGCATGAGGGTCCCGCGAGACGCCCACGTGGTCGGTTTCGACGACGTCCCCGAGGCGGCTTACTACGCCCCGCCGTTGACGACGGTCCGCCAAGACTTCGTGGCGGCGGGCCGCCAGACCCTGGCAGCGTTGGTGGCCCGCATCGACGGTGTCGCGGGCCCGGCGCGGGGGACGGTGGAGGGGGAGCTGGTGGTCCGGGAAAGCAGCCGCTGCCTCAAAGCGGTTTAA
- a CDS encoding DUF1996 domain-containing protein produces the protein MARKTTRTPATGRHRITRRTKIATGGLALALAVGGIVVATTAGRTGEASADEADPSFFLDIAKVPSGVNVNKALQKQGARGTFTVDCGRNENQHFNPDNFIAQPGIRNGAQHLHDYVGNLSTNADSNNKSLSKAGTTCKNGDKSAYFWPVVRIDTGEEEEANPPATQPDRAGSAQDKASTQVDCPDVASKLPDVPDQAMDEVNRNLDLLDKQIDEANARIAKGDLKTPQDIQNAVVGPLKDKRAATIDRIAIAIGRRAAKPTDLGGLAACVLKQNGQGGLDNGGQNSGGGQATELPGVNDQNELAGNDGEIQRVRSATITFTSGGARKVVAMPQFLRVLYGDAKQSTNGPANARPSWTCTGFEDRLTDHYPICPQNSRVERIHAFPNCWDGKNIDSANHRTHIVFADQQGKCPQGFKNVPQLVIKLVYDIPHDIQVKGQYKVDAFPQESHNPRSDHDDFANVMGQRLMNQVVNCINTGRTCRQ, from the coding sequence ATGGCCCGGAAAACCACCCGCACCCCCGCCACGGGCAGGCATCGCATCACCCGCCGCACGAAGATCGCGACCGGCGGCCTCGCACTCGCGCTCGCCGTCGGCGGCATCGTCGTCGCGACCACCGCCGGGCGCACCGGCGAGGCCAGCGCCGACGAGGCCGACCCGTCGTTCTTCCTCGACATCGCGAAGGTACCCAGCGGTGTTAACGTGAACAAGGCGCTGCAGAAGCAGGGCGCGCGCGGCACGTTCACCGTCGACTGCGGACGGAACGAAAACCAGCACTTCAACCCCGACAACTTCATCGCGCAGCCCGGCATCCGCAATGGCGCGCAGCACCTCCACGACTACGTCGGCAACCTCTCGACGAACGCCGATTCGAACAACAAGAGCCTCTCGAAGGCCGGGACGACCTGCAAGAACGGCGACAAGTCCGCGTACTTCTGGCCCGTCGTCCGGATCGACACCGGCGAGGAAGAGGAGGCGAACCCGCCCGCCACGCAGCCCGACCGGGCCGGCAGCGCCCAGGACAAGGCGAGCACCCAGGTCGACTGCCCGGACGTCGCCAGCAAGCTCCCCGACGTCCCCGACCAGGCGATGGACGAGGTGAACCGCAACCTCGACCTGCTCGACAAGCAGATCGACGAAGCCAACGCGCGGATCGCCAAGGGTGACCTCAAGACACCGCAGGACATCCAGAACGCCGTCGTCGGCCCGCTGAAGGACAAGCGGGCGGCGACCATCGACCGGATCGCCATCGCGATCGGCCGCCGCGCGGCGAAGCCGACGGACCTGGGCGGGCTCGCGGCGTGCGTGCTCAAGCAGAACGGCCAGGGCGGGCTCGACAACGGCGGCCAGAACAGCGGCGGCGGCCAGGCCACCGAACTGCCGGGCGTCAACGACCAGAACGAACTGGCCGGCAACGACGGCGAGATCCAGCGCGTCCGGTCGGCGACGATCACGTTCACCAGCGGCGGCGCGCGGAAGGTCGTGGCGATGCCGCAGTTCCTCCGCGTCCTCTACGGCGACGCCAAGCAGAGCACCAACGGCCCGGCCAACGCCCGGCCCAGCTGGACGTGCACCGGGTTCGAGGACCGGCTGACCGACCACTACCCGATCTGCCCGCAGAACAGCCGGGTCGAGCGGATCCACGCGTTCCCGAACTGCTGGGACGGCAAGAACATCGACAGCGCGAACCACCGCACGCACATCGTGTTCGCCGACCAGCAGGGCAAGTGCCCGCAGGGCTTCAAGAACGTGCCGCAGCTGGTGATCAAGCTGGTCTACGACATCCCGCACGACATCCAGGTGAAGGGCCAGTACAAAGTGGACGCCTTCCCGCAGGAGAGCCACAACCCGCGCTCGGACCACGACGACTTCGCCAACGTCATGGGCCAGCGCCTGATGAACCAGGTGGTCAACTGCATCAACACCGGCCGCACCTGCCGCCAGTAG
- the mmsB gene encoding multiple monosaccharide ABC transporter permease, with protein MTTTEARPDAPPVERSKRRISINPRQSGIYVAFALIVVLFEVLTGGALLEPQNISNIIVQNSYVLILAIGMILVIISGHIDLSAGSVVAMTGAVSAVLMVNWQLPWFWAVLITLVVGAVIGAWQGYWVAYFGIPAFIVTLAGMLAFRALTLTVLGNQGIGPFPDAIRTLSNGFTDGYLGNIGLGPLGGADLVSLLAGVAAVAGIAFTQWRKRAGRLGYGQDVDPLPVFVLKIAGIAVLVLALVVQLARFKNLPWVLILLAVLVLGYSLVAGKSVFGRHIYAVGGNLQAATLSGVKVKSVTFWIFVNMGVLAALAGIIFAGRLNQAGPTAGVNFELDAIAAAFIGGAAVQGGVGKVVGAITGGLIMAVINNGMSLIGAPSERVMLVKGVVLLAAVAYDIWTKRRAAS; from the coding sequence ATGACCACGACCGAAGCGCGGCCCGACGCGCCCCCGGTTGAGCGCTCCAAGCGGAGGATCTCGATCAACCCGCGCCAGAGCGGCATCTACGTCGCGTTCGCGCTGATCGTGGTGCTGTTCGAGGTGCTCACCGGCGGCGCGCTGCTGGAACCGCAGAACATCTCCAACATCATCGTGCAGAACAGCTACGTGCTGATCCTCGCGATCGGGATGATCCTGGTGATCATCTCCGGGCACATCGACCTGTCCGCCGGTTCGGTCGTCGCGATGACCGGCGCGGTGTCGGCGGTGCTGATGGTGAACTGGCAGCTCCCGTGGTTCTGGGCGGTGCTGATCACCCTCGTCGTCGGTGCGGTCATCGGCGCGTGGCAGGGCTACTGGGTCGCCTACTTCGGGATCCCGGCGTTCATCGTCACGCTGGCGGGCATGCTGGCGTTCCGGGCGCTGACCCTGACGGTGCTGGGCAACCAGGGCATCGGGCCGTTCCCGGACGCGATCCGCACGCTGTCCAACGGCTTCACCGACGGCTACCTCGGCAACATCGGCCTCGGCCCGCTGGGCGGCGCCGACCTGGTCTCGCTGCTCGCGGGCGTGGCGGCGGTGGCCGGGATCGCGTTCACCCAGTGGCGCAAGCGCGCCGGGCGGCTGGGCTACGGCCAGGACGTCGACCCGCTGCCGGTGTTCGTGCTGAAGATCGCCGGGATCGCGGTGCTGGTGCTCGCGCTGGTCGTGCAGCTGGCGCGGTTCAAGAACCTGCCGTGGGTGCTCATCCTGCTGGCGGTGCTGGTGCTCGGCTACTCGCTGGTGGCCGGCAAGTCGGTGTTCGGCAGGCACATCTACGCCGTGGGCGGCAACCTGCAGGCCGCGACGCTGTCCGGCGTCAAGGTCAAGTCGGTGACGTTCTGGATCTTCGTCAACATGGGCGTGCTGGCGGCGCTGGCGGGGATCATCTTCGCGGGCCGCCTCAACCAGGCGGGCCCGACGGCGGGCGTCAACTTCGAGCTCGACGCGATCGCGGCGGCGTTCATCGGCGGCGCGGCGGTCCAGGGCGGCGTCGGCAAGGTGGTCGGCGCGATCACCGGCGGGCTGATCATGGCGGTCATCAACAACGGCATGTCCCTGATCGGCGCGCCGAGCGAGCGGGTGATGCTGGTGAAGGGCGTTGTGCTGCTGGCCGCGGTGGCCTACGACATCTGGACGAAACGCCGCGCGGCTTCCTGA
- the mmsA gene encoding multiple monosaccharide ABC transporter ATP-binding protein: MTELLGMRGITKTFPGVKALSDVTLSVRRGEIHAICGENGAGKSTLMKVLSGVYPHGSYDGEITFDGDRCEFGSVRDSERRGIVIIHQELALCGQLSIAENIFLGNEQQKRGWIDWNRTNHEAGALLKRVGLAENPTRAVQELGVGKQQLVEIAKALSKEVRLLILDEPTAALNDEDSAHLLDLLRGLRDEGVTCVIISHKLGEVTAIADTVTILRDGRTIETLDAAGLTEERIITGMVGRDLEHRFPPREPDIGEEVLRIEDWTVYSPNQPDWLVVDRASLSLRRGEIVGLAGLMGAGRTELAMSVFGRSYGKNISGRILKHGEEIDVRTVRDAVRHGIAYATEDRKRYGLNLIEDIQRNVSAAGLGKLAKRGWVNEHAEHDTANSYRRDLRIKAPSVQSVTGKLSGGNQQKVVLAKWIFTDPDVLILDEPTRGIDVGAKFEIYTIINELAAQGKAVLVISSELPELLGLCDRIYALSAGRITGEATREEATQELLMQYMTKERE, encoded by the coding sequence ATGACCGAACTGCTCGGCATGCGCGGGATCACCAAGACCTTCCCCGGGGTCAAGGCGCTGTCGGACGTCACGCTTTCCGTGCGCCGCGGGGAGATCCACGCGATCTGCGGGGAGAACGGCGCCGGGAAGTCCACCCTGATGAAGGTGCTCTCGGGCGTCTACCCCCACGGGAGCTACGACGGCGAGATCACCTTCGACGGGGACCGGTGCGAGTTCGGGTCGGTGCGCGACAGCGAACGGCGCGGGATCGTGATCATCCACCAGGAGCTCGCGCTGTGCGGTCAGTTGTCGATCGCGGAGAACATCTTCCTCGGCAACGAGCAGCAGAAGCGCGGCTGGATCGACTGGAACCGCACCAACCACGAGGCCGGCGCGCTGCTCAAGCGCGTCGGCCTCGCCGAAAACCCGACCAGGGCGGTGCAGGAGCTCGGCGTCGGCAAGCAGCAGCTGGTCGAGATCGCGAAGGCACTGTCCAAAGAGGTCCGGCTGCTGATCCTCGACGAGCCCACCGCGGCGCTCAACGACGAGGACTCGGCGCACCTGCTGGACCTGCTGCGCGGACTGCGTGACGAGGGCGTCACCTGCGTGATCATCTCGCACAAGCTCGGTGAGGTGACGGCGATCGCCGACACCGTGACGATCCTGCGCGACGGCCGCACCATCGAAACGCTCGACGCGGCCGGGCTCACGGAGGAGCGGATCATCACCGGCATGGTCGGGCGCGACCTCGAACACCGGTTCCCGCCCCGGGAGCCGGACATCGGCGAAGAGGTGCTGCGGATCGAGGACTGGACGGTCTACAGCCCCAACCAGCCCGACTGGCTCGTGGTCGACCGCGCGTCGCTTTCGCTGCGGCGAGGGGAGATCGTCGGGCTGGCCGGGCTGATGGGCGCGGGCCGCACCGAGCTCGCGATGAGCGTTTTCGGCCGGTCCTACGGCAAGAACATCTCCGGGCGGATCCTCAAGCACGGCGAGGAGATCGACGTCCGGACGGTGCGCGACGCCGTCCGCCACGGCATCGCGTACGCCACCGAGGACCGGAAGCGCTACGGGCTCAACCTGATCGAGGACATCCAGCGCAACGTGTCCGCGGCGGGGCTCGGGAAGCTGGCGAAGCGGGGGTGGGTGAACGAGCACGCCGAGCACGACACCGCCAACTCCTACCGCCGTGACCTGCGGATCAAGGCGCCGAGCGTGCAGAGCGTGACCGGCAAGCTCTCCGGCGGCAACCAGCAGAAGGTCGTGCTGGCCAAGTGGATCTTCACCGATCCGGACGTGCTGATCCTCGACGAGCCGACCCGCGGCATCGACGTGGGCGCGAAGTTCGAGATCTACACGATCATCAACGAGCTGGCCGCGCAGGGGAAGGCCGTCCTGGTCATCTCCTCCGAGCTGCCGGAGCTGCTCGGGCTCTGCGACAGGATCTACGCGCTCTCGGCGGGGCGGATCACCGGCGAAGCCACGCGCGAAGAAGCCACCCAGGAACTGCTGATGCAGTACATGACTAAGGAACGGGAATGA
- the chvE gene encoding multiple monosaccharide ABC transporter substrate-binding protein, which translates to MKFTRGIAALAAAGLVLTLSACGSSQKTADQAAASSAGAEGGLVGVTMPTKSSERWIHDGDNIKSALEKLGYKVDLQYAENDIPTQVNQIENQITKGAKILVIASIDGTAITTQLQEAADRKIPVIAYDRLIRNSPNVDYYATFDNFKVGVEQANSLVKGLGNGAGPFNVELFAGSPDDNNATFFFNGAMSVLKPLIDSGKLVVKSGQTDFARAAILRWDPATAQRRMEDLLTKTYTGGAKVAGVLSPYDGLSIGILSALKSNGYGTAGQPYPIVTGQDAEVASVKSIIAGEQYSTIFKDTRILADTTVKMADAVLKGGKPEVNNTKDYDNGKKVVPSYLLQPVTVDKANYQKELVDSGYYTAGQLK; encoded by the coding sequence ATGAAGTTCACCAGAGGAATCGCGGCGCTGGCGGCCGCGGGGCTCGTGCTCACGCTTTCGGCGTGCGGCTCGAGCCAGAAGACCGCGGACCAGGCGGCGGCGTCGAGTGCCGGCGCCGAGGGCGGCCTGGTCGGCGTCACGATGCCGACCAAGTCGTCGGAACGCTGGATCCACGACGGCGACAACATCAAGTCGGCGCTGGAGAAGCTCGGGTACAAGGTCGACCTGCAGTACGCCGAGAACGACATCCCCACCCAGGTGAACCAGATCGAGAACCAGATCACCAAGGGCGCGAAGATCCTGGTCATCGCCTCGATCGACGGCACCGCCATCACCACCCAGCTGCAGGAGGCGGCCGACCGCAAGATCCCGGTCATCGCCTACGACCGGCTGATCCGCAACTCGCCGAACGTCGACTACTACGCGACCTTCGACAACTTCAAGGTCGGCGTCGAGCAGGCGAACTCGCTGGTCAAGGGCCTCGGCAACGGCGCCGGCCCGTTCAACGTCGAGCTGTTCGCCGGTTCGCCGGACGACAACAACGCGACCTTCTTCTTCAACGGCGCGATGTCCGTGCTCAAGCCCCTGATCGACAGCGGCAAGCTCGTCGTCAAGAGCGGCCAGACCGACTTCGCCCGCGCGGCCATCCTGCGCTGGGACCCGGCCACCGCGCAGCGGCGCATGGAAGACCTGCTCACCAAGACCTACACCGGCGGCGCGAAGGTCGCGGGCGTGCTTTCGCCGTACGACGGCCTGTCGATCGGCATCCTCTCGGCGCTGAAGAGCAACGGCTACGGCACCGCCGGCCAGCCGTACCCGATCGTCACCGGGCAGGACGCCGAGGTCGCCTCGGTCAAGTCCATCATCGCCGGTGAGCAGTACTCGACGATCTTCAAGGACACCCGCATCCTCGCCGACACCACGGTGAAGATGGCCGACGCGGTGCTCAAGGGCGGCAAGCCCGAGGTCAACAACACCAAGGACTACGACAACGGCAAGAAGGTCGTCCCGTCCTACCTGCTGCAGCCGGTGACCGTGGACAAGGCCAACTACCAGAAGGAACTCGTCGACTCGGGCTACTACACGGCAGGTCAGCTGAAATGA
- the araA gene encoding L-arabinose isomerase, whose product MTRASKPQLWFLTGSQALYGEETLEQVAGQSLRIQQLLASSGGLPAEVVGKPVLTESASIRRVLQEANTDPACVGVIAWMHTFSPAKMWITGLDALRKPLLHLHTQLNEALPWSTIDMDFMNLNQAAHGDREFGFIQTRLGVPRKTVAGHVGDPAVVARIDAWARAAIGADHLRNLRLARFGDNMRDVAVTEGDKVEAELRFGVSVNTYGVNDLVEVVDAVSDVDGLVARYAEDYDVVPELAAGGARHESLRYAARIEAGLRKFLTDGGFGAFTTNFEDLGGLRQLPGLAVQRLMADGYGFGGEGDWKTSALLAAVKAMGAGAERGTSFMEDYTYHFGPGTPKILGAHMLEVCPSIAAAKPSCEIHALGIGGREDPVRLVFDAQPGPGVTLGLVDLGDRFRLVANEIEVVAPDEPLPNLPVARAVWEPKPSLSTSAESWITAGGPHHTVLTQAVGTETLRDFANLLGVELLVIDSGTTPHDFADRIRWNQAYHRLAQGF is encoded by the coding sequence ATGACCCGCGCGTCGAAACCCCAGCTCTGGTTCCTCACCGGGAGCCAGGCCCTCTACGGCGAGGAGACCCTCGAACAGGTCGCCGGCCAGTCCCTGCGCATCCAGCAGCTGCTGGCTTCTTCCGGCGGGCTGCCCGCCGAGGTCGTCGGCAAGCCGGTGCTGACCGAGTCCGCGTCGATCCGCCGCGTGCTGCAGGAAGCCAACACCGACCCGGCCTGCGTCGGGGTGATCGCGTGGATGCACACCTTCTCGCCCGCGAAGATGTGGATCACCGGCCTGGACGCGCTGCGCAAGCCGCTGCTGCACCTGCACACCCAGCTCAACGAAGCCCTGCCGTGGTCCACCATCGACATGGACTTCATGAACCTCAACCAGGCCGCGCACGGCGACCGCGAGTTCGGGTTCATCCAGACGCGCCTCGGCGTGCCGCGCAAGACCGTCGCCGGCCACGTCGGCGACCCCGCCGTGGTCGCGCGGATCGACGCGTGGGCCCGGGCCGCGATCGGCGCCGACCACTTGCGCAACCTCCGGCTGGCCCGCTTCGGCGACAACATGCGCGACGTCGCCGTCACCGAAGGGGACAAGGTCGAGGCGGAGCTGCGGTTCGGCGTCTCGGTGAACACCTACGGCGTCAACGATCTCGTCGAGGTCGTCGACGCCGTGTCCGATGTGGACGGCCTGGTCGCCCGCTACGCCGAGGACTACGACGTCGTCCCGGAGCTGGCGGCAGGGGGAGCGCGGCACGAGTCGCTGCGGTACGCCGCCCGCATCGAGGCCGGGCTGCGGAAGTTCCTCACCGACGGCGGCTTCGGCGCGTTCACCACGAACTTCGAGGACCTCGGCGGCCTGCGCCAGCTGCCCGGCCTGGCCGTCCAGCGGCTGATGGCCGACGGCTACGGCTTCGGCGGCGAGGGCGACTGGAAGACCTCCGCCCTGCTCGCCGCGGTCAAGGCGATGGGTGCCGGCGCCGAGCGCGGCACGTCCTTCATGGAGGACTACACCTACCACTTCGGGCCGGGCACGCCGAAGATCCTCGGCGCGCACATGCTGGAGGTCTGTCCCAGCATCGCCGCCGCGAAGCCGTCGTGCGAGATCCACGCGCTCGGCATCGGCGGCCGCGAGGACCCGGTCCGGCTGGTGTTCGACGCCCAGCCCGGCCCGGGCGTCACCCTCGGCCTGGTCGACCTCGGCGACCGGTTCCGCCTGGTGGCCAACGAGATCGAGGTCGTCGCGCCGGACGAGCCGCTGCCGAACCTCCCGGTGGCGCGCGCGGTCTGGGAGCCGAAGCCGTCGCTTTCGACGTCCGCGGAGTCGTGGATCACCGCCGGCGGCCCGCACCACACCGTGCTCACCCAGGCCGTCGGCACCGAAACCCTTCGCGACTTCGCGAACCTGCTCGGCGTCGAGCTGCTGGTGATCGATTCCGGCACCACGCCGCACGACTTCGCCGACCGCATCCGCTGGAACCAGGCGTACCACCGGCTCGCTCAGGGCTTCTGA